The proteins below come from a single Pradoshia eiseniae genomic window:
- a CDS encoding Cna B-type domain-containing protein — translation MDLIGTRTYTKKRRQKRAFSMLALIVLLVQTLLTPFAQYVSADGGSVSVKFNQDEVQVGDALTATITGTEEDAGLLKLAVNDCLSIKGIAEGHESVGNIDKQSQILSFTWNEGSSKTLTVNLAANKAGSGTANITSENGGHSSAMVQINAPVEVGSEESADEPAATEKEEPVVEQKEEQKQEEPAEVQKEEQEPADEQNSEEAISEEKTVVKKNETENNQSQEKTVKKSVTKSAPKVETVSEGNTEETSAVPFNVGTKAASDAALYADGNLDMPIIIRDFKSDGTMFEMNFNKGAGPGLKTGLVESKIGPDRKPVFTKEALSYHRGMSTEEHTITDSEIIKRQNQLFNDTSGVNMSVERTLPLTLNNGMYEYSSSAFFPIDGQLYGNQNRNHNFHFTLEMHTTFTYTGGEVFNFTGDDDVWVFINDKLALDLGGVHGQLSGTINLDEMATTLGIEPGKDYTFDFFYMERHTTESNLKITTSICFQPEVSATKTVDKKEASNGDVLEYTFTARNAGKKDADNLTLTDVLDEGLSFVENSVTIDGVAVTDATYNPNTRKLTIPISELNHGDSIVISFKATVEVDSSLFGDNSHYTIKNNGVIDSYTTNTVQTVIAKASVTVKKEWGDNGNQDGIRPESVRVQLKANGNAEGNPIELNAENDWSYTWANIDLKSNGQEITYDVEEVKVPEGYAAKVSGNLKDGFTITNTHTPEKISVSGEKVWEDADNQDGKRPGSITVNLLANGEKVADKTVTAENGWKFSFEGFDKYQNGKEIIYTFTEEPVEGYESDVEGRIITNIHEPEKTLVTGTKTWNDANNQDGKRPASITVRLLADGKEVDHQTVTDENGWNFTFGDLDMYKAGEKVTYTITEDEVAEYETMIDGTTITNTHEPEMIEVIGGKKVWDDKDNQDGKRPASITVRLWANDEEVADQTVTAKDNWEYRFENLPKYKEGKEIAYTVTEDSVEHYSTKVDGTTITNSYTPEKTSVMVTKVWEDANDQDGKRPESVTVSLLANGKDTGKTVTLNADNDWADTFTELDMYQKGEKIAYSVAEPKVASDYEVAITGDAEKGYVVTNTHQVEKTEISGEKVWEDADNQDGKRPASITVRLLADGKEVAYQVVTVDDGWKFTFDNLDVYKAGKKVEYTITEDEVAEYKTTIDGTTITNTHEPEMIEVIGGKKVWDDKDNQDGKRPASITVRLLANNEEAAYQTVTAEDNWEYSFENLPKYKAGAEIAYKVTEDTVEHYSAKVDGTTITNAYTPKQTSVMVTKVWEDANDQDGKRPESVTVSLLANGEDTGKTVTLNADNNWAGTFTELDMYQKGKEIAYTVTEPKVASGYEVAIDGEADVGYVITNTHQVEKTKISGEKVWEDANNQDGKRPASITVRLLADGKEVAHQNVTADNGWKYTFDDLDVYEAGEKIEYIITEDGVAEYTTTIDGTTITNTHEPEMIEVIGGKKVWDDKDNQDGKRPKSITVRLLANSNEVAYQTVTVEDNWEYSFENLPKYKDGKEIAYTVTEDAVEHYSAKVEGTTITNSYTPEKTSVAVTKVWEDANDQDGKRPESVTVSLLANGKDTGKTVTLNADNNWNGAFTELDMYQEGEKIAYTVTEPKVASDYEVAITGNAEKGYVVTNKHQVEKTEISGRKIWKDANNQDGKRPESITVRLLADGEEVAHRAVTADDDWEYTFDNLDVYDGGEKIKYTITENGVAEYTTTINGTTITNTHEPEMIEVIGGKKVWDDKDNQDGKRPASITVRLLANGDEVGHQTVTAEDDWEYSFKELPKYKDGTEIVYTVTEDAVNDYETKISGFNITNTHEVEKINVEGVKTWDDADNQDGKRPESITVNLLANGTKVDSRIVTAKDNWKYSFETLDKYASGEEITYTVSEEKVDDYETKVSGFNITNTHEVEKIKVEGVKTWDDADNQDGKRPESITVNLLANGTKVDSKTVTAKDNWKYSFDNLDKYANGKEITYTVSEDEVAGYDVTISGFNITNKHEVEKISVEGAKTWEDADNQDGKRPASITVNLLANGTKVDSKTVTAKDDWKYSFDNLDKYANGKEITYTVSEDEVAGYDVTISGFDITNTHEVEKISVEGAKTWEDEDNQDGKRPASITVNLLANGTKVDSKTVTAKDDWKYSFDNLD, via the coding sequence ATGGACTTGATTGGTACGAGGACTTATACGAAGAAACGTCGGCAAAAGAGAGCGTTCTCCATGCTGGCACTGATTGTTCTTCTTGTCCAAACGCTTCTGACCCCATTTGCACAATATGTGAGTGCAGATGGCGGTTCTGTCAGCGTGAAGTTTAACCAAGACGAAGTTCAAGTAGGGGATGCGCTAACAGCGACCATTACAGGTACAGAAGAAGACGCTGGCTTGCTTAAGCTCGCCGTAAACGACTGCTTAAGTATTAAGGGAATTGCTGAGGGGCATGAAAGTGTGGGAAACATAGATAAGCAATCCCAAATCTTGAGCTTTACGTGGAATGAAGGCAGCAGCAAGACGCTAACTGTTAACCTTGCTGCAAATAAGGCGGGAAGCGGCACAGCAAACATCACCTCTGAGAATGGAGGTCATTCATCTGCTATGGTTCAGATCAACGCCCCAGTAGAAGTAGGGTCTGAAGAATCAGCAGATGAACCGGCAGCAACGGAGAAAGAAGAACCAGTTGTAGAGCAGAAGGAAGAACAAAAACAAGAAGAGCCCGCTGAAGTACAGAAAGAAGAACAAGAACCAGCGGACGAGCAAAACAGTGAAGAAGCTATTTCAGAAGAAAAAACAGTAGTGAAAAAAAACGAGACTGAGAACAATCAAAGTCAAGAAAAAACAGTAAAGAAATCAGTGACAAAATCTGCTCCTAAAGTCGAGACAGTTTCAGAAGGTAACACAGAGGAAACAAGTGCGGTTCCCTTCAATGTCGGCACAAAAGCAGCCTCTGATGCAGCCCTTTATGCTGATGGTAATCTAGACATGCCTATCATTATACGTGATTTCAAATCAGACGGTACGATGTTCGAAATGAATTTTAATAAAGGTGCAGGCCCTGGTCTGAAGACAGGATTGGTAGAAAGCAAGATTGGTCCAGATAGAAAACCTGTTTTCACCAAAGAAGCTCTAAGCTATCATAGAGGGATGTCAACGGAGGAACATACTATTACTGATTCAGAGATCATCAAAAGGCAAAATCAGCTATTCAATGACACGAGCGGAGTTAATATGTCCGTCGAAAGGACCCTGCCATTAACATTAAATAATGGCATGTATGAATACTCTAGTAGTGCTTTCTTCCCGATTGACGGGCAGCTATATGGAAATCAAAATAGAAATCACAATTTTCATTTTACGTTAGAAATGCATACGACGTTTACCTATACAGGTGGTGAAGTCTTCAACTTTACTGGTGATGATGATGTCTGGGTATTCATTAATGATAAATTGGCATTAGACTTAGGCGGTGTCCACGGGCAACTAAGCGGAACGATTAACCTGGATGAGATGGCAACTACCCTGGGGATTGAACCAGGAAAGGATTATACGTTTGACTTTTTCTATATGGAACGGCATACAACGGAATCCAACTTGAAAATCACCACATCCATTTGTTTTCAGCCTGAAGTCAGCGCCACTAAAACGGTTGATAAGAAGGAAGCAAGCAATGGTGATGTGCTGGAGTATACCTTTACTGCGAGAAATGCAGGGAAGAAGGATGCGGACAATCTTACATTGACAGATGTTCTTGATGAGGGATTATCATTTGTTGAGAATTCTGTCACAATTGATGGCGTTGCTGTGACAGATGCGACCTATAATCCAAATACTAGAAAGCTAACGATTCCGATTAGTGAGCTTAATCACGGTGATTCAATCGTAATCTCCTTTAAAGCGACAGTGGAGGTAGATAGCTCGTTGTTTGGTGATAATAGTCACTACACAATTAAGAATAACGGGGTCATAGATTCTTATACAACCAATACTGTCCAAACCGTTATTGCTAAGGCCTCCGTAACCGTCAAGAAAGAATGGGGAGACAATGGGAATCAAGACGGAATACGCCCCGAATCTGTACGTGTTCAGCTAAAGGCTAACGGCAATGCCGAAGGAAATCCAATAGAGCTAAACGCCGAGAATGATTGGAGCTATACTTGGGCAAATATTGATCTGAAGTCAAATGGCCAAGAGATTACTTATGATGTCGAAGAAGTTAAAGTGCCGGAAGGCTATGCTGCAAAGGTCAGCGGTAATCTCAAAGATGGATTCACCATCACCAATACCCACACGCCTGAGAAGATTTCGGTCTCTGGTGAGAAGGTTTGGGAAGATGCGGACAACCAGGACGGCAAGCGACCTGGCTCCATCACGGTGAACCTACTGGCTAACGGTGAGAAAGTCGCCGATAAGACGGTAACAGCTGAGAACGGCTGGAAGTTCTCCTTTGAAGGCTTTGACAAGTATCAAAATGGTAAGGAAATCATATACACCTTTACTGAGGAGCCGGTCGAAGGTTATGAATCAGATGTTGAGGGGCGCATTATTACCAACATTCACGAGCCAGAGAAGACCCTGGTAACTGGAACAAAAACGTGGAATGATGCAAACAACCAGGACGGCAAGCGCCCTGCATCCATTACGGTGAGACTGTTGGCTGATGGCAAAGAGGTAGACCATCAGACCGTGACGGACGAAAATGGTTGGAATTTTACCTTCGGTGACCTTGACATGTACAAGGCTGGTGAGAAGGTAACCTACACCATCACCGAAGATGAAGTAGCGGAGTATGAGACAATGATTGACGGTACGACCATCACTAACACTCATGAGCCTGAGATGATTGAAGTCATTGGCGGCAAGAAAGTGTGGGACGACAAAGACAACCAGGACGGCAAGCGTCCAGCATCGATCACAGTGAGATTATGGGCAAACGACGAAGAGGTAGCCGATCAAACCGTGACGGCCAAGGACAACTGGGAATACCGCTTCGAAAACCTTCCTAAGTACAAGGAAGGTAAGGAAATTGCTTACACGGTGACAGAGGATTCAGTCGAGCATTACAGTACCAAGGTTGACGGTACGACCATCACCAACTCTTATACACCTGAGAAAACTTCTGTCATGGTGACTAAGGTTTGGGAGGACGCAAACGACCAGGACGGCAAACGCCCTGAATCCGTAACGGTTAGTCTTCTGGCTAATGGGAAGGACACAGGAAAGACCGTTACGTTAAACGCCGATAACGATTGGGCTGACACATTTACCGAACTCGATATGTACCAGAAAGGTGAGAAAATTGCCTATAGCGTTGCTGAGCCTAAGGTTGCCTCTGACTATGAAGTAGCTATCACTGGCGATGCGGAAAAGGGCTATGTTGTCACCAACACCCATCAAGTTGAGAAAACCGAGATTTCCGGTGAGAAGGTCTGGGAAGACGCTGACAACCAGGACGGTAAGCGCCCAGCATCGATCACAGTGAGACTATTAGCTGATGGCAAAGAGGTAGCCTATCAGGTCGTGACTGTCGATGATGGTTGGAAATTCACCTTCGATAATCTTGACGTGTACAAGGCTGGCAAGAAGGTCGAGTATACGATAACCGAGGATGAAGTAGCGGAGTATAAGACAACGATTGACGGTACGACCATCACTAACACCCATGAGCCTGAAATGATCGAAGTCATTGGTGGCAAGAAGGTCTGGGATGACAAGGACAACCAGGATGGCAAACGTCCAGCATCGATTACAGTGAGATTGTTGGCAAACAACGAAGAAGCAGCGTATCAGACCGTAACAGCTGAGGACAATTGGGAGTACAGCTTCGAAAACCTTCCTAAGTATAAGGCTGGCGCGGAGATCGCTTACAAGGTAACAGAGGATACAGTCGAGCATTACAGTGCCAAGGTTGACGGCACGACCATCACCAACGCTTATACACCTAAGCAAACTTCTGTCATGGTGACTAAGGTTTGGGAGGACGCAAACGATCAGGATGGCAAACGCCCTGAATCCGTAACTGTGAGCCTACTGGCAAACGGGGAGGACACAGGCAAAACCGTTACATTGAATGCGGATAACAATTGGGCTGGTACATTCACCGAACTTGATATGTACCAAAAAGGTAAGGAAATCGCCTACACGGTTACTGAACCTAAGGTGGCATCAGGCTATGAAGTAGCTATCGATGGTGAAGCGGATGTGGGGTATGTTATCACCAATACACATCAAGTTGAGAAGACCAAGATCTCTGGTGAGAAGGTTTGGGAAGACGCAAACAACCAGGACGGCAAGCGCCCCGCGTCCATCACGGTGAGACTGTTGGCTGATGGTAAAGAGGTAGCCCATCAGAACGTGACAGCCGATAATGGTTGGAAGTACACCTTCGATGATCTTGACGTTTACGAGGCTGGTGAAAAAATTGAATACATCATCACCGAGGATGGAGTGGCGGAGTACACGACAACGATTGACGGTACGACCATCACTAACACCCATGAGCCTGAGATGATCGAAGTCATTGGCGGCAAGAAAGTGTGGGATGACAAGGACAACCAGGATGGCAAGCGTCCAAAATCCATCACAGTGAGATTGTTGGCAAACAGTAATGAAGTGGCGTATCAGACCGTAACAGTTGAGGATAATTGGGAGTACAGCTTCGAAAACCTTCCTAAGTACAAGGATGGTAAGGAAATCGCTTATACGGTGACAGAGGATGCAGTCGAGCATTACAGTGCCAAGGTTGAGGGCACGACCATCACCAACTCTTATACGCCTGAGAAAACTTCTGTGGCGGTGACTAAGGTTTGGGAGGACGCAAACGATCAGGACGGCAAACGCCCTGAATCTGTAACGGTTAGCCTACTGGCAAATGGGAAGGACACAGGAAAGACCGTTACGTTAAACGCCGATAACAATTGGAATGGCGCATTCACCGAACTCGATATGTACCAAGAAGGTGAAAAAATTGCCTACACGGTTACTGAGCCTAAGGTAGCTTCTGACTATGAAGTAGCCATCACTGGCAATGCGGAAAAGGGTTATGTTGTCACCAACAAGCATCAGGTTGAGAAGACCGAGATTTCCGGTAGAAAGATTTGGAAAGACGCAAACAACCAGGATGGCAAGCGCCCTGAGTCCATTACGGTGAGACTGTTGGCCGATGGCGAAGAGGTAGCCCATCGGGCTGTGACAGCCGATGATGATTGGGAGTACACCTTCGATAATCTTGACGTGTACGATGGTGGTGAAAAAATTAAATACACCATCACCGAGAATGGAGTGGCGGAGTACACGACAACGATCAACGGTACGACCATCACTAACACCCATGAGCCTGAGATGATTGAAGTCATTGGTGGTAAGAAGGTCTGGGATGACAAGGACAACCAGGATGGCAAACGTCCAGCATCCATCACAGTGAGATTGTTGGCAAATGGTGATGAGGTAGGCCATCAGACCGTGACAGCTGAGGACGATTGGGAGTACAGCTTCAAGGAACTTCCTAAATACAAGGATGGCACGGAGATTGTTTACACGGTGACAGAGGATGCGGTTAATGATTACGAGACTAAGATTTCTGGCTTCAACATTACCAATACTCACGAGGTGGAGAAAATCAATGTCGAAGGTGTGAAGACATGGGACGATGCGGATAACCAAGACGGCAAGCGTCCAGAATCCATCACAGTGAATCTGTTGGCCAACGGAACCAAGGTTGACAGCCGGATCGTGACGGCTAAGGACAACTGGAAGTATAGCTTCGAAACCCTCGATAAGTACGCAAGCGGAGAGGAAATCACTTACACCGTTAGTGAGGAAAAGGTTGATGATTACGAGACTAAGGTTTCTGGTTTCAACATCACCAACACGCACGAGGTAGAGAAAATCAAGGTCGAAGGTGTGAAGACATGGGACGATGCAGATAACCAAGACGGCAAGCGTCCAGAGTCCATCACGGTGAACTTGTTGGCAAATGGAACTAAGGTAGACAGTAAAACCGTAACGGCCAAGGACAACTGGAAGTACAGCTTCGATAACCTAGACAAGTATGCGAACGGTAAGGAAATCACCTACACCGTGAGCGAGGACGAGGTCGCGGGTTACGATGTTACGATTTCTGGCTTCAATATTACCAATAAGCATGAGGTAGAGAAAATTTCTGTCGAAGGTGCGAAGACATGGGAAGATGCGGACAACCAGGACGGCAAGCGTCCAGCGTCCATCACGGTGAACCTGTTGGCCAACGGAACCAAGGTCGACAGC